The Clupea harengus chromosome 5, Ch_v2.0.2, whole genome shotgun sequence genomic sequence TGCACAGAATGTGAACTGAACAAAGTTTGAGGCTTAGGGGCGTGCACTTGCACCACAGACAAATAAGCATACTGGTAAAGCGATCAAGTACAAGTCTTCAGAATTAAGCTTTGGTTGGAATTGAACAGTGTCATTGAATTAAGCAATGGCTCGATAGTCATTGCAAAGTCCACATTAACAAGAATACGTTATTTCGGAAATGATTCACATTAGTGGCGACACAATGACTCCGCAAAACTGTTGGACCGCCGCACAGGGCGAGGTCAATAAAGAAATAGATTCAAAGGTATGTATCAGTAATGTAGAAAAATTACTGACATTCTGCAAATTAATTGCAAATGTTTATAATataaaattatattatataatatacacTAATATTAATACAAATATATCAAACTATAAAATTGGAAAGAATTGATGATTCAGAATAGAATCACATGTATTGCGCCaacatttttaaatgacttGAAGATATACATAACATGGTCAGCATGAAGTCACTGCATCGTATGATTACTCCATAGGATGGGTAGTATTATAGAATGTGTTTTTGACTGGAGAACGTTGTGCTGTGTTTCCCAGGGCCCTTATGATGTTGTGCTTTTACCAGGAGGAGGGCCAGGAGCCCAGAACCTCTCCGAGGTGAGACGgtgcatcagcatcagcatcagcaccagcactgCACTCCTCCTCTATTTATAGAGGAGCTTTCAGCCGGCCATCCATTTACACAAACCAAATCACTtacattcctctctcctctctcccctctcctcgcccctctctactccctcctcgcccctctctactctctcctcgcccctctctactctctcctctctcctctctcctcgcccctctctactctctcctcgcccctctctactctctcctctctcctcgcccCTCTATACTCTCTCctcgcccctctctcctctctcctctctcctcgcccctctctcctctctcctctctcctctctcctctctcctcgcccctctctactctctcctcgcccctctctactctctactctctcctctcttccctctcccttttctgcATCTTCTTCTTTATTTTGATTGCTTTCCCTCTCATGCTGTCCTTCCATTCGCTCACTACTTCGTGGCACACCCGTCTCCTTTATAGTTTTATTAACTCGCAAAACAGGCTTGCCAAGCAAGTACACCCACAATCAATATGCGCAATGATTTCCCCTAAATGCAACGGCTGCATAATTAATGGAGATTTCCACACTCTGGCCTTTTAGTGCAGAATTGGTGCAAAATAATGCTGAGCTCATTGCGAGAGTGTGTGGTGACTCACTGCGCGTCTGGgcacgccgtgtgtgtgtgtgtgtgtgtgtgtgtgtgtgtgtgtgtgttgtgttgttgttgtcgtccaCAGTCTCAAGCTGTGAAGGAGGTGTTGAAGGACCAGGAGGGCAGAAAGGGTCTGATTGCAGCCATCTGTGCAGGTACTGGTACCTCTGTTGGACACTGCGGTTGGCAAACACATCCACCATCACTTGGAATCACATTTGCACACATGGTCACGGACACTCTACAAAACCCTCTTCTTCTATTAGATTGGCTAGCAGTCAGCTTTTTAGAAAATCCAATAGTTAAAAGAGTCAGCTCTTAGAAATAATGATAGCATAGATCTTTGATGGGGAGGATTAGGGGCGGTGACGTGGACAAGTGCtccaacacagacaaacatagtCACAGTAAAACAACAATATCCTTGCACCTGTTCACATTAAAAAAGACACAATAAAGACATGTCAGTCAGTCATGGCATCTGCCGGCCTGCTTTGTCAGGATGCTCTAACGAGCACGATGGCTGTTAACGGAGACATGCGAGGCGGCGGTGGCGACAGCCGCAGTGAGAGCGTGTGTACGTTTGCCAAGGGCATTACAAGGACGCGGTGAATGAGGACAGAGGGGCCCATGTGGCATAGACGAGCCGAGCGGATTGGAGAGCGGAGCTGGGAAGCGGAGCGAAGGGCGGCCTAGAAAAATGCTCGATGCCCCCACAGGAATCCATAATGAGGGAACTTACCCAGCGTCCAGCATTATCCAGATCTTGCTAGTGTTTCTGCTCATTGATAATTACAACAGTAATACCACAAGTCAGTGTTGTTCTAAGTCACACTGCTCTTCATACTTGTCATACATACTTCAAATACAAAGTATACAACCTTTGAACTTGTCTATGTTTAGTACATATTTCAACAGCCAAGCAATCAGGTGTATTGGCCTGGCAAAAATAGTACAGCGCTTGAAATATTGTAATGTGCACTTGACCTTTTAGCTTTGACATTAGCACGGGTCATTACCTCCTCCTAAAGAAGATATCAGTTCTACACAGGTTTATTTTAGCAGTGTAGCAGACTGCATAGGGCCTTGTGTTATTTTAAGAAAGAAAATCCATTGACGGTGATGACACTCGTCCTCACCCCGGTGACTTCTCCAAACGGCAGTCGTCTGCTTTCCTTCTGTTCACTTTGGCCTCGGCTGGCCAGTGCGGGAGGGGgtggcagggggtgggggggtaatgGTGGGGGGCACGTAAGAGGAGAAGGGAGTGGTTTAAACCTGCACGCCGCATCTGCTCGGAGATGTGTAATACGGAGACTGGGCGGGAAGTCAGCCAAGCAGCATAATCAATAGTCAAGGGCCCCTCTATTCATTTATGGTCTGGGATGAGTTCACTGCAGTGCCGGGTCATTGCCAATGGATCTGCAGAGGCAAACAAAGTCTGTTATTTTTAGACCCCAAGTCtttattctctcctcctccccttttcTAAATTAGGAGGGCAGTGGCTGATGGAAACTATATATGTTGTTAATTTTAGATTGGGTTTTATGGCACTGCTACGGTGATGCTAGTTTGGTGTGACAGTTCTAGAGGTGACTtggggaagaaaaaacaaaccccTTGCAAATAATGAAAGTCAAATAGTGAAGATTACAAAGTCTTTCGAGCGAGAGGTTTGCTTTGTCTGCAGAGCAGGAGTCAGCATTTGGTTAGCTATTCTGGAACTAGTGCAAAATGGCTGAGTTTGCTGAATTATGTGTGGTTGTAATGTTTCTTACCTTTCAGCTTTCAGTTCCCTAAGTGCTTTTTGTCCTGTTTTGCataggcatttgtgtgtgtgagtgtgcatatacaactgtgtatgtatatatatgtgtgtatgtgtgcacacctgtgtgtgtttgagtgaatgccTAATAAATGCCCCCTGTGTTTCTGCCCCCAGGTCCCACCGCGCTGCTGGCCCATGGCATTGCATACGGCAGCACAGTCACCACCCACCCCGCCATGAAGGACAAGATGATGGCTGGAGGTAATGCCTACAGAAGAAGCCTGCAGCATGTAGGACATGCCACTGCTTTGTGAACAGCACACCTTTTACCTCCCCCTTGTCTGAATCAGCACAGAATGGGAAAAAAAGTCCCTGACTATATGGTAGTTTTGTCACATAGCATCTTGTAGTATTTGCAATAAGTGTCCTCATACAGAAAGCGTGAGGCTGTGtttttaagggtgtgtgtgaagtctggATGGGGTGGTGTAGCAGCCGGTGGGAGGCTGCTGGGATGCGTGCTGTTCCTATGCCGATGATTCAGCAGGGTGGACTCAAACAGGAAATGCAGGGGAATGCAGCAAACTGGCTGGCATGAAATGATAGAGCTCTCACCACACATCAGGGACAAGGGGGGGAGCTCCAGTACACAGGGTACACAACAGGGGGCGCTGTAGATGCCAATCCTGCAGTTTTTCTCACCAGTGTTTTCAGGATTCAGGGTTTTTCCATAGGCAAAGGAGAAAGACAGCATTTTATGAATTGTTTCGGCATAATAGAATTGCAAATAAATCAGAACATATGGAATTAAATTGTTAGATTAGTTGCCATGTTTTTATAAAGCATGTAGTTAATGCCCTGGGCATCCTTAACAAATATACTCATGCTCACATATTAATTACACTGAACGCTGTATAATTATTctgattgtttttttcctcctagATCACTTTAAGTACTCGGAGGCCCGCGTTCAGAAGGATGGCCAACTAATCACCAGCCGAGGCCCAGGCACAAGCTTTGAGTTTGCCCTGGCCATCGTGGAGGAGCTGATGGGAGCCGAGGTGGTGGCGCAGGTCAAGGCCCCTCTCATCATGAAAGACTAACGTATATCCGCACCTGCCTTTAGCCACATCTACGCTAGCATCGCCAGGAGGTGGATCCACAGTCTCCCACcgcagtgtcagtgtgtgcaagAGACTAGAGGAAAAGACACTGGGAAACGTAAAGGAGGAATCCAGATTTGTGGTCATAGACACAGTAGAACAGGCTTTgcactttaaaaaatatttcagATGTTTACTGAATGCTGGtgaaaatgttcaaataaagTGAATGGGAATATAAATCTGTGAACATCTTGGGAAATATTAGAAGCACTTAAAGCTATTGTGGAtatctgaaatgtgtttttccatTTACGGCATCATGTAATTAGGAACAAAGCTGCTGTGACATAATCGAGGATAATGTTCCCCAATAAAGTCACTGTCAACCGTAAGCGTTTTGATTATTGATACATGGTTGATGCACGCTTTTTATAAAGATACACTAAGGATATTAGCTTAGCACTTAAAAAGCATAGTCATGGTCAAATACAAGAGTATTAACATTTTATGAAACAACACAATTCAGTTGAAATCTAAGCCCTTCTAGAGACTTATTTCTAGAATATGAATAAGAATGTGAGTATGACGCCTGTAAGAATACTTGTAAAGGTACGGTCAGCTACTGTCAGGGCAATGATTTATAGGAGTAGGCAAACGAGACGAGATTTTCTACTTTCTATTGTGCAGGGGCAGGATTTGCGGTAAAACTGAGCGGCAACGTTTGAACGAGCCATCACCCTATCAGCACACCGAACTGCAATTTGTCTGGGAGGAACCGGATTTCTCAACCTAACTGACGATTGGTCGAAATATGATAATTATGGGTCTCTTGTAAGAGTGGCGTTACCATCACCCAATGACCATATCGCCTCAGACAGAACTCCTTGTAGCAAACCAATGACGCTTCACCTCTGCAAGAAACAGGCGTGAGTGCGGTAGCGCGTGGTGGGGATGTCAAAGCGGTAAAAACAAGAGATTCTTAGTTGGCGTCAATTAAAGTCCTGTGAGGAAATCTAAGGGTTGTTTCTATTCCCTCATTTAAAGAGGACGTCCTTAGTCATTCGTCTATGTTCAGCGGCTCTGAAGTCTTAGGTAAGTTAAGCGCAGCCTGACACAAACCCTTCCAAGTTAACGTTATTGTTGTACAACCATAGTATTTAAATTGGATGTTTTCGTTGCTGCGATGTTCTCAAATGTGCTGTTTTTAACGAGGAAGCAAGAGGACGTACTACTGTGTCAGCTAATTTTGCAATATGTCATATTTCATAAGGTATTTAAGCTAACATGATTTCGGTTGATCGATGTTAACCTACGTTCTTGATATGCCTTATTAAAGGATGGCCATCTATCACGACATGGTATAGCTAGCTGGGTTGCTCTATAAGGTAACATTAGTCATGATGTGGGCTCTGCCGCAGTCCTTTGGTGGACAGTCACGGGCTGCCTATCGAAGCGATAATTAGCCCTCTTTCAACTTGATATCCGAGGAAACCATTGCCAGCGGTCAATTCCTTATACGTGTTTTCTGTGAAATGAAATGCTTGGGTATAAATGTAgttatctgtctgtttgtgaaaaTTAAATTAGATTATACCTTTTGGTATAACGCTGTCCTCTAGGCTATGACAGGTCATTGGTGACTTCATCATAACTACGTCACCTTTGCAGATTTAACTTCTCAGGAAGGACGTCTGGACACTTACGTAGTCAGATGTCGAATAGTCATAATATGCCAGAGCTGAGTTTGCCATATTCCATACAGTCCAAGTGTGGTGTAACGTCAGCTATCTGGGCAAGCGTGAAGTGAATTACTCAGAAACAATAATAGAAATGCATTTGAGGCATCCTGGTATGGTCATTAAGTCCAACGGTCCTATCATGATTTGTTAAATATGATAACGCATGGAATCAAGAGTGAATTTGCTCATAGTGATAAGTGGCTATTTGCCTCAAGGCCACGGGAGATGATGGTGTCTGTGAGAATGCTACCACAGCTTTTCACTTCAGTGTCATTATTGTTGAAGTGTAAAAGTCAGTCCAGTCCAAACCAGCCTGCTTATGGTATACGTGTCAACGCAACCACGGACACACAAGTGTGAAAATAGGAAGAGCcagaaaaactgtgtgtgtgtgtgtgtgtgtgtgtgtgtgtgtgtgtgtgtgtgtgtgtgtgtgaggcgagggagagggggagagatagagagagaaagagagactgtcgCTTTTGTGGTGAAGTTCACAGAGGCAAATCGTTGCAGcttccaccccccctcctctctctctttcctctgtcttgGTCTCTgttgcttctctttctcttcatcatgTCTCTTGCTATACTGTATTCTGGCAAACTGCATCGCAAGCCACTGTAAAAAATAGACAGCGTCGTCTTACTCATCCTTAAATAAGCCGTGTTCAGAACCAGAACACAGTCAGCAGGGCATCGAAACATGAGGGCAACAGTTCtcacacctcccccccccctccttatAAAAATATAACAGTGGCCTAAAAAAACAACTACACAGAAACCCCCTCAAGCTGCAGTGCTGGGAAAGCACTCTCTAATTGTGGACTAGCCTGAGCAGAATGAACCACTTCTGGATGGGCACATtttacataattttttttaaatgtatttccgTAAGATGAATGAtattttgaaagtgtgtgtgtgtgtgtgtgtgtgacagagagagacagaaagaaagagagaagtgtcTGGAGAGAAGCGTATCTTTGCATTTCTCATCACGATCCTTGAAGGTCACCTGGCCTGCGCAATCTTGACATGTTAAAGTCTTTTTCTTTGCATTTGTTCTGCCagcatttttaagttcacccaTAAGGCcacaggcactgggctctgccTGCTTGTCAGCATTTAGCTGAAAGGACATATTTTACCTCGAGAACTGCTGCCTCAGGCAGatcacagaagaagaaaaaaaaatgcaaggaTTGGGTCCCAGAAACTTCATTATGACATCATCTTTGTGCCAAGTTCTATATAGACCTTGGAAGCCGATTGTCAAGCATTTGTGTTCCTGATGAACTTGTAGATCAAGTCAAAGATTTCCACACGGCACACTTCTCTCCTACAGTTTATGTGAACAATACCGTAACAGCAGTACATAAATGTCCTTGTCATCAGTGAGATCTGTGCACTGTCCCGCTAAAACAAAGGTGGCAGGCTCTTCTCCATATTTGGGACCTCCTGAGGCTGCTCCGACCGTCCTGGCACTGTCCCCTCCGACTGGAGAGATGACAGGGTTTTGCTCCATCCTGGCCCCTGCAGTAGCACCAGCTATCACACTGAAGCCTGCAAACCTGTCCGTGACGCCTGATGCTGTGAACTTGTAGCGTGTTTCCTGTaaagactgcagagagaggggggcgttgggtgtgaaaaaaaaaaaagaataggctAGACccgctctgcccccccccccccgcttcatGCACGTGTGGAGGTGTTAGCTAAGTTGCGTAGATCAGCTGGGTTAGCTTTAACCCTGTAGTCATACCCAGTTCTCAGTAGACTAGCTCGACTGTGAAGATGTGGTTTTCAACCGTCTGTCTGATGGATGCAGTTTAAATTCTTTGCTTGTGAGTGGACATGTGTCACTGcacatttatgaaaaaaaaagtgaattcTGTGGCACACACAGGATGTAATGTCCCTGATGTGGTTAGTGTTAGTGCAGTAATAGCTATGAACTTCATTGCCTGTTAAACCTAGATATTCATTTGGGGTGTGCACTGTGCACACAGGTTAGTCAAAGAGCATCTTTTAACCACCCAATGATGGCCTATGCAGCTCCTTGTAATGAAGCAAGATTAGGCTACCATATGCAGGACCTGGTGCTGTGTTATTGGTATGACCATAAATTGAAATTTAAATGTACCGCATCAAAAGTAGAACAAGGTCACTGTAGCCCCAGATGGCTGATGCCACTCTGCTAATTTgaactgaaaaataaaaaaaaacatgactctTAAAAATTATGCCTCTGGATTTTTAGATTTTGTTGACGGTAGTGTTTTTATTACAGCATTTTTATGTCGTGCCATAATACTGATTGACAAACCTTAAGCCCTATATGTCACACAAATTAAAAGGATGGTGAGCGCCACTGTGATGAGGTCGCCATCATCACCCTGTCCTACCCAAGAGATATTTCTAGAACGCTAACGTGTCCACTCTCGCACATAGCCTAAATGCCAACACACAGTATTAGCTGCCCGagcagcggtggcggcggcaCAGCAAAGAGCTCGGGGCTGAACGTCTCTCTCAGTCGGCCTAAGCTCACTCTGACTCATCTGCTAAATGATGCAATTACTGGACTCCTGGGTGCATTCTGTGTTTCGAGCCTCCCTGTTGTCCCATATGCAAGGGAAAGCCTGTTGCTGGTTCAAGTGCTCAGAGGAAGGCCACTCAGTCAAGGGGAACATGGCCGTGGGCTGAACTACAGTAGCACAAACAGTAATGCGGGAGTCGGGTCACATATAAACTTGAGAAACCTGGTACTGATGTTAGGTCATATTATGGACCatgcattttaaatgaattCTTATGGAGTGGCAGAAGCTCTTTTTAAGCTCTTATTAAGCTCTATTAAGCTCTTCCTGGTAGCATGCGCAAACCCCCATTTGACCCCAGTGACAGGAAAGGTGCCATGGTTGCCCCAGCTGACTGTTGGTTCGTAGAAAGGTGTGAGACCATAAAGGAGAACTCTGGTATTTTTTTAatctgggccctattttccaaTATTTTTGGCTCCAGATTTGTATTAGGGACCAAACGATCgcaatcggtccagtattgagttggAACGCTAATTACAAAACaactatacaatgtaatcctaacttaaactgcttgtttttgccactgacaagctcgtaaggttattatagGTGTCTGACAACATGCATGGAAAGGATTCCTACAGAGAGagacctgtgtttgtttacctcattagctgtaaagaaactgtagaaaatgataGTTATAGTCATAGTTACAGTCATAGTTTTCCTTTCTCGTCTTCCGGATATATCATTTACCGTATTGTTATGAGTACAATTTTATAGTGTAAAGTGTTTAGTGAAATAAAGCAGTCATTTTGTGAATTGTAATTCTTCACATAGGGCCCAATCGCTGTTTGACCTTCATGAGGTCATATGGAAAGACACTGCCTTTGGTCTGATCAAAGTGTTTtagtgtcacagatgatttttGACACCTGAGGCCTTGAAGCTTTTagtgattattttttttttttttagatcaaatACCTTGTGCATTGGCTTTTATGTCATTGTCGTTTCATTTCTGGCAAGATGCAGCATTTATTTTTGGAAATGTCACGGCAAGGTAATTGCCATGATTCATCAGAATGACTTCTGCGACATTTTAAATTGGAGGGGTTAATGAGAAATGGCGAACTCTGTCCGCATGATGATAACAATAAATTCATAATTAGCTTGTCTCTACTCCTCCAGTAATCACGTAATTAGTATTTCCATAAACAAGGTCTTTCAGGATCTGGGCCTATTTCGGGACTCATTAAGCTGGAGACCAGTAATGGATGGGTTCGGAGATGGAGAGGTTCACTGGTCCACCTCTATAGGCTGTTATTTCATGCGTTAAGCTTTTGATGTGAAAAAGAGCTTTCGAGGAGTTATTGAGGATTTGTAAATTGGAATTCTCTTTTGTTAATTCTGTGCTGAGGTAGAGTGGAATGAAGTGTTGGTCTGTCGGTGGTCTCTTCAACTTCGGCTGCAATTCCCAAAAACGTCATTAAACAGCTACTGTTGTTAAACAACCACTGTTATTAAATGATAGAAAGATCCTTttgaacacactctctttctcactctctctctctctttctctctcacactatctctctcatctctctctccctctcccactctcagtTATCATATTCGCTGCTCAATGATGCTTTCAGGACACGCACCCTAGGTATGCTCCACGCTTAAAATCCTCTGACCTTGATAATGCTCTGACATTTGGCGTCGCAGCTTTACGTCCCTCATAAGTTCACACCTCTGGGGTGCCAGGAGGGCTAATTGACctcttttgtctccctctcGCGTCCCTGAGGAGACGTGATGATGATGCCGCTGCCATCAGGAATTACGTTCATCCAGTGGCTGGTCTTTAATCAGAGTCGCCCCCACGTTAGACCCTCCGCCGTCACACACATGTGGAATTTATAGAGCCTTCTATTTGTGTGCTTAATACCTGTCGCTtggtacaaaaaaaaatccttggaGGAGTTGTTTATAGGGTTGTTGTTGATGGAAGAGTTTTTTTGGTGACCTGCTCACGTATGTTTTTGTAGTTGGTCATGCTGGCAAATGGCTTCTTCAGTGCTTTGGAAGTGAGAAGcagacagtgttgtgcacgttcacacctctcatgaactagttcaaagttcagttcatacaagtaaacatgaa encodes the following:
- the park7 gene encoding Parkinson disease protein 7 homolog, with translation MAGKRALVILSKGAEEMETVIPVDIMRRAGIAVTVAGLTGKEPVQCSRDVFICPDCSLEDARKQGPYDVVLLPGGGPGAQNLSESQAVKEVLKDQEGRKGLIAAICAGPTALLAHGIAYGSTVTTHPAMKDKMMAGDHFKYSEARVQKDGQLITSRGPGTSFEFALAIVEELMGAEVVAQVKAPLIMKD